A single region of the Ignavibacteria bacterium genome encodes:
- a CDS encoding DUF4783 domain-containing protein produces MKTLTQSLILLTLLTFGLGAQVYNFDNNKAGQKFPNPQGVLQEIESGINKGDASLFTKYLSENSYINLPNGVSGYFSSNQSFYILKDFFKTFVPVSFSFTETGNSRNPVATGRLKFDQNGKRDSATVYIALSFEGNSWRITQLSVN; encoded by the coding sequence ATGAAAACTCTAACTCAATCCTTAATTCTTCTGACGCTCCTGACCTTCGGGTTGGGAGCTCAGGTTTATAACTTCGACAACAATAAAGCCGGGCAGAAGTTTCCAAACCCGCAAGGAGTCCTGCAGGAGATCGAATCCGGTATCAATAAAGGCGATGCATCACTCTTCACAAAATATTTATCCGAGAATTCCTACATAAATCTTCCAAATGGCGTTTCAGGCTATTTTAGCAGCAACCAATCTTTTTATATTTTGAAAGACTTTTTTAAAACTTTTGTTCCTGTTTCCTTTTCATTCACTGAAACAGGTAACAGCAGAAACCCCGTGGCTACGGGAAGGTTGAAATTCGATCAAAATGGAAAGAGAGATAGTGCTACTGTTTATATCGCCTTGTCGTTTGAAGGTAACTCTTGGAGGATAACTCAACTTTCCGTCAATTAA